In a genomic window of Thalassotalea piscium:
- a CDS encoding fumarylacetoacetate hydrolase family protein, whose translation MKLMRVGNPGKEVPAILDSQGIIRDLSAHVSDIDGNLFADDSVKRIAGIDLSSLPAIDKNVRIGPAISKVGKFICVGLNYADHAAESGMDVPSEPVLFMKATSSIIGPNDTVELPPASKKSDWEVELGVVIGKETKYVSEKDALAHIAGYCVINDLSEREFQIEKEGQWCKGKGCDTFGPIGPYLVTTDEITDSNELDIWLELNGERVQNGNTRTMVYKVPFLVSYISQFMSLQPGDIISTGTPPGVGLGFNPPKYLKEGDVMRLGISGLGEQQQKVERYKA comes from the coding sequence ATGAAATTAATGCGAGTAGGAAATCCGGGCAAAGAAGTCCCTGCTATTTTAGATAGCCAAGGTATTATTCGTGATTTATCAGCACATGTAAGTGACATAGATGGCAACTTATTTGCTGATGACTCAGTCAAAAGAATTGCGGGTATAGACTTATCAAGTTTACCTGCAATAGATAAAAATGTTCGCATCGGCCCTGCTATTTCTAAAGTAGGGAAATTCATTTGTGTGGGCTTAAATTATGCGGATCATGCTGCAGAGTCAGGTATGGATGTTCCATCTGAGCCAGTATTATTTATGAAAGCTACTTCTTCTATTATCGGTCCAAATGATACGGTAGAACTTCCGCCAGCATCTAAAAAATCAGACTGGGAAGTTGAGTTAGGTGTAGTGATTGGTAAAGAAACTAAATACGTTTCAGAAAAGGATGCCTTAGCTCATATTGCCGGTTATTGTGTGATCAATGACTTGTCTGAACGTGAGTTTCAAATAGAAAAAGAAGGGCAGTGGTGTAAAGGTAAAGGCTGTGACACCTTTGGCCCTATTGGTCCTTACTTAGTGACTACCGATGAAATTACTGATTCAAATGAACTTGATATCTGGTTGGAACTTAATGGTGAACGAGTACAGAACGGTAATACTCGTACCATGGTGTATAAAGTACCATTTTTAGTGTCATACATTAGTCAATTTATGAGCTTACAACCGGGTGATATTATCAGTACCGGTACTCCTCCTGGTGTTGGTTTAGGTTTTAACCCACCTAAATATTTGAAAGAAGGTGATGTAATGCGCCTAGGTATCTCAGGACTTGGTGAGCAACAACAAAAAGTTGAGCGCTATAAAGCTTAG
- a CDS encoding SDR family NAD(P)-dependent oxidoreductase, whose product MADKVKVALVTGGASGIGKSICLRLAQKKMKILVVDLNLEAAKQTTKEIIDSGGTAEAYAVDVSNNAQIVELCKSINEKHPIDILVNNAGIAHIGNIENTQESDLDRLYNINVKGVYNCIYGVIESMKAQKSGVIINMASIAASVGITDRFAYSMTKGAVLTMTYSVARDYIDDGIRCNCISPGRVHTPFVDNFIEKNYPDNQAEMFEKLSKSQPIGRMGTPDEIAALVDYLCSDDAAFITGSNFPIDGGFVTLNN is encoded by the coding sequence ATGGCAGATAAAGTAAAAGTTGCTCTAGTGACAGGTGGAGCAAGTGGCATAGGCAAAAGTATTTGTTTACGACTTGCGCAAAAAAAAATGAAAATTTTAGTTGTTGATCTTAATCTAGAAGCTGCAAAACAAACGACTAAAGAAATTATTGATTCTGGTGGCACAGCTGAGGCATACGCTGTTGATGTATCAAATAACGCACAAATAGTCGAGTTATGTAAAAGTATTAATGAAAAACATCCCATTGATATTTTGGTGAATAATGCAGGTATTGCGCATATTGGCAATATTGAAAACACCCAAGAGAGTGATTTAGACCGTTTATACAATATCAATGTTAAAGGCGTATATAACTGTATTTATGGTGTTATTGAATCGATGAAAGCACAAAAAAGCGGTGTAATAATTAATATGGCTTCCATCGCAGCTTCTGTTGGAATAACCGATAGGTTTGCCTATTCAATGACAAAAGGTGCAGTGTTAACCATGACCTATTCTGTTGCTAGAGATTATATAGATGATGGTATCAGGTGTAACTGTATTTCACCTGGCAGAGTACACACTCCCTTTGTTGATAATTTTATTGAAAAGAATTATCCCGACAATCAGGCTGAGATGTTTGAAAAACTATCAAAAAGTCAACCCATTGGCAGAATGGGGACACCGGATGAAATAGCAGCATTGGTAGATTACCTTTGCTCTGACGATGCGGCTTTTATTACCGGTAGTAATTTCCCAATCGATGGCGGTTTCGTCACCTTAAATAATTAA
- the lldD gene encoding FMN-dependent L-lactate dehydrogenase LldD has translation MIISSPSDYRAAAKKTLPPFLFHYIDGGSYEEHTLRRNVEDLSDIALKQRVLNDMSTLDLSTEIFGEKMSLPISLSPVGLTGMYARRGEVQAAKAAENKGIPFTMSTVSVCPIEEVAPEIKRPMWFQLYVLKDRGFMKNVLERAKAAGVKTLIFTVDMPVPGARYRDMHSGMSGSFAAPRRIFQAMRHPKWAFDVGLFGKPHDLGNVSTYRGEATNLEDYIGWLGDNFDPSISWKDLEWIREYWDGPMVIKGILDVQDAKDALKFGADGIVVSNHGGRQLDGVLSSAKALPDIADAVKGDLKIFVDSGIRSGLDVVRMLALGADCTMLGRSYIYALAAQGQQGVENLLDLYEKEVRVAMTLTGAKCISDLNRNSLINSL, from the coding sequence ATGATCATTTCGTCTCCTAGCGATTACCGCGCTGCAGCAAAAAAAACGTTGCCTCCATTTTTGTTTCATTACATTGATGGCGGCTCTTATGAAGAGCATACACTTCGTAGAAATGTAGAAGACTTATCTGATATTGCGTTAAAACAACGTGTATTAAATGATATGTCTACACTCGACTTATCTACCGAAATTTTCGGTGAAAAAATGAGTCTACCAATTTCATTATCACCTGTAGGTTTAACAGGGATGTATGCACGGCGAGGTGAAGTTCAAGCTGCAAAAGCTGCTGAAAATAAAGGGATCCCGTTTACTATGTCGACGGTGTCTGTATGTCCTATTGAAGAAGTAGCTCCAGAAATTAAACGGCCAATGTGGTTTCAACTCTATGTACTAAAAGATAGAGGCTTCATGAAAAATGTTTTAGAACGTGCAAAAGCAGCTGGCGTTAAAACATTAATATTTACGGTTGATATGCCAGTGCCTGGTGCTCGTTACCGCGACATGCATTCTGGCATGAGCGGCTCTTTTGCTGCCCCTCGGAGAATATTTCAAGCGATGCGACATCCTAAATGGGCATTTGATGTTGGCTTATTTGGTAAGCCACATGATTTAGGTAATGTGTCAACTTATCGAGGTGAAGCAACTAATTTAGAAGATTATATTGGCTGGCTAGGTGATAATTTTGATCCTTCTATATCATGGAAAGATTTGGAATGGATCAGAGAATACTGGGATGGTCCTATGGTTATCAAAGGTATTTTGGATGTTCAAGACGCTAAAGATGCATTGAAATTTGGTGCTGATGGTATTGTTGTTTCTAATCATGGTGGTCGTCAATTAGACGGCGTTCTTTCTTCAGCAAAGGCGTTACCTGACATTGCCGATGCCGTAAAAGGTGATTTGAAAATATTTGTAGATTCTGGTATTCGCTCAGGATTGGATGTTGTACGTATGCTAGCGTTGGGTGCTGATTGTACAATGCTAGGTCGCTCTTATATCTATGCATTAGCGGCGCAAGGGCAGCAAGGCGTTGAAAACTTGCTTGACCTATATGAAAAAGAAGTGCGTGTGGCAATGACGTTAACGGGTGCAAAATGTATTAGTGACTTAAATCGTAACTCGCTAATTAATTCACTTTAA
- a CDS encoding amidohydrolase family protein has protein sequence MSIDNTLVKAGIARVDSHQHFWQLSRGDYSWLTPELKILYQDFLPSQLAPELNNSNVKQTVLIQAAASEKETDFLLNLAEHTHYVAGVIGWIDMEDLLAVYQLEKLSKNQFFKGIRPMLQDIEDVNWILKDKFTPIFEFMAENQLTFDALIRDIHLSNIHILACRHPNLNIVIDHCAKPDLSKLPSDFWKNRIKNIAQCHNVFIKLSGLLTEAPVGKVKTEDVLPYFEFIMSNFGENRVMWGSDWPVVKLNGDYDIWVSLTKSLLSNYPFKIKRKVWAENAQNFYRLPRSLV, from the coding sequence ATGAGTATCGACAACACATTAGTTAAAGCAGGAATAGCAAGAGTTGATAGCCACCAACACTTCTGGCAATTATCCCGGGGTGACTATAGCTGGTTAACTCCGGAGTTAAAGATTCTCTATCAAGACTTTCTTCCCTCACAATTAGCCCCTGAATTAAATAATAGTAACGTCAAACAAACGGTATTGATACAAGCAGCAGCAAGTGAAAAAGAAACAGACTTTTTGCTTAATTTAGCTGAACATACACACTATGTAGCAGGTGTGATTGGCTGGATCGATATGGAAGATCTACTTGCAGTGTATCAATTAGAAAAATTATCTAAAAATCAATTTTTCAAAGGTATACGCCCGATGTTGCAAGATATCGAGGATGTTAATTGGATTTTAAAAGATAAATTTACCCCTATTTTTGAGTTCATGGCTGAAAACCAGTTAACGTTCGATGCATTAATTAGAGATATTCATTTATCGAATATACATATTTTGGCATGTCGACACCCTAACTTAAACATTGTGATTGACCATTGTGCGAAACCTGATTTATCCAAGTTACCTTCAGATTTTTGGAAGAATAGAATCAAAAATATTGCCCAATGTCATAACGTTTTTATCAAACTTTCAGGTTTATTAACTGAAGCACCTGTAGGAAAAGTAAAGACTGAAGACGTACTACCTTATTTTGAATTCATTATGAGTAATTTTGGTGAAAACAGGGTTATGTGGGGTAGCGATTGGCCAGTTGTAAAATTAAATGGCGACTATGATATTTGGGTTTCGTTGACCAAATCTTTACTTAGTAACTATCCATTTAAAATTAAACGTAAAGTTTGGGCAGAGAATGCCCAAAACTTCTATCGATTACCCCGTTCATTAGTATAA